One genomic region from Enterobacter hormaechei ATCC 49162 encodes:
- the menD gene encoding 2-succinyl-5-enolpyruvyl-6-hydroxy-3-cyclohexene-1-carboxylic-acid synthase — protein sequence MSVSSFNRRWATVILEALTRHGVRHVCIAPGSRSTPLTLAAAENRAFIHHTHFDERGLGHLALGLAKVSKAPVAVIVTSGTAVANLYPALIEAGLTGEKLILLTADRPPELIDCGANQAIRQPGIFASHPAQTVSLPRPTQDIPASWLVSTLDHAMNALRSGGLHINCPFAEPLYGEMNETGLAWQQQLGDWWESEKPWLREQTHLESAKQRDWFFWRQKRGVVIAGRMSAAEGKLAAEWAQTLGWPLIGDVLSQTGQPLPCADLWLGNAKAVTELAQAQIVVQLGSSLTGKRLLQWQATCTPEEYWLVDPLEGRLDPAHHRGRRLVSDIDSWLELHPAEKRQPWAVAIPALARQAWELTTAQCEAFSEAGLAHRIRNYLPAQGQLFVGNSLVVRLIDAFSKLPAGYPVYSNRGASGIDGLISTAAGVQRASAKSTLAIVGDLSALYDLNALALLRQASAPFVLIVVNNNGGQIFSLLPTPQSERERFYLMPQNVQFEHAAAMFSLKYHRPENWEALETALNTAWRQPGATLIELVVNDSDGAQKLQHLLAQVSHL from the coding sequence ATGTCAGTAAGTTCTTTTAACCGACGCTGGGCGACGGTGATCCTTGAAGCCCTGACCCGTCATGGTGTCAGGCATGTGTGTATTGCCCCAGGCTCTCGCTCCACGCCGCTCACCCTTGCGGCGGCGGAAAACCGGGCTTTTATTCATCACACCCATTTTGATGAGCGTGGTCTGGGCCATCTGGCGCTCGGGCTGGCGAAAGTCAGTAAAGCGCCCGTGGCGGTAATAGTCACCTCCGGCACGGCGGTGGCGAACCTCTATCCGGCCCTGATTGAAGCGGGATTAACCGGCGAAAAGCTGATCTTACTCACCGCCGACCGTCCCCCGGAACTTATTGACTGCGGTGCAAACCAGGCGATTCGTCAGCCTGGCATTTTTGCCTCGCATCCTGCACAGACGGTCTCGTTGCCGCGCCCCACCCAGGATATTCCCGCCAGCTGGCTGGTCTCCACCCTCGATCACGCCATGAATGCACTGCGCAGCGGCGGGCTGCACATTAACTGCCCGTTTGCCGAGCCATTGTACGGCGAAATGAACGAGACCGGTCTCGCCTGGCAACAGCAGCTGGGCGACTGGTGGGAGAGCGAAAAACCCTGGCTGCGCGAGCAGACGCATCTGGAAAGCGCTAAACAGCGCGACTGGTTCTTCTGGCGCCAGAAGCGCGGGGTGGTGATTGCCGGGCGGATGAGTGCGGCGGAAGGCAAGCTGGCGGCGGAGTGGGCACAAACGCTTGGCTGGCCGCTGATTGGTGATGTGCTTTCCCAGACGGGCCAGCCGTTGCCCTGCGCCGACCTCTGGCTGGGGAACGCGAAAGCGGTCACCGAGCTGGCGCAGGCGCAAATCGTCGTCCAGCTGGGATCGAGCCTGACGGGTAAACGTCTGCTCCAGTGGCAGGCCACCTGTACGCCCGAAGAGTACTGGCTGGTGGATCCGCTCGAAGGACGCCTTGACCCGGCGCACCATCGCGGCCGCCGCCTGGTGAGCGACATTGACAGCTGGCTGGAATTGCATCCGGCGGAAAAACGCCAGCCCTGGGCGGTGGCGATCCCGGCGCTGGCACGTCAGGCGTGGGAACTGACCACAGCACAGTGCGAGGCATTCAGTGAAGCCGGGCTGGCGCACCGTATACGTAACTATCTTCCCGCGCAGGGACAACTTTTTGTCGGAAACAGCCTGGTGGTGCGCCTGATTGACGCCTTCTCGAAGCTGCCAGCGGGTTATCCGGTGTACAGCAACCGGGGCGCGAGCGGCATTGACGGCCTGATCTCCACCGCGGCTGGCGTACAGCGGGCCAGCGCGAAATCCACGCTGGCGATTGTGGGGGATCTCTCCGCCCTCTACGATCTGAACGCGCTGGCGCTCCTGCGTCAGGCGTCGGCCCCGTTCGTGCTGATTGTCGTTAACAATAACGGCGGGCAGATTTTCTCCCTGCTGCCGACGCCGCAAAGCGAGCGTGAGCGCTTCTATCTGATGCCGCAAAACGTGCAGTTCGAACACGCCGCCGCCATGTTCAGCCTGAAGTACCATCGCCCGGAAAACTGGGAGGCGCTGGAAACGGCATTGAACACCGCCTGGCGGCAGCCTGGCGCGACGCTGATAGAGCTGGTGGTAAACGATTCTGACGGCGCGCAGAAGCTGCAACATCTGCTGGCGCAGGTGAGCCACCTGTGA
- the menF gene encoding isochorismate synthase MenF has protein sequence MHSIFLALQSLRTQLAQALPATPGLRHFDVSFPLNDAFDPLAWLGVQRCYPQFYWQQRSGDEELAALGSLARFDSLASASRFLHTHDVAHDTRICGLNAFNPAQGVLFLPRLLWRRSAGVATLRLQLWSETSLCEDAREALNFIDNLRDAAPIRPLSVQIVQETHHPEKPEWLALIRQATETLARGDFEKVVLARATDVQCQQPVNAIALMAASRALNLNCYHFCMVFDASNAFLGSTPERLWRRRGTLLRTEALAGTVASHSDDKQAQRLGDWLMNDDKNQRENMLVVEDICQRLQHYTRTLEVLPAQVLRLRKVQHLRRCIWTELIQPDDEQCLHILQPTAAVAGLPRQAAREFIANVEPFDREWYAGSAGYLSPDQSEFCVALRSARVRDDALRLYAGAGIVSGSDPEQEWQEIENKAAGLRSLLLRD, from the coding sequence GTGCACTCGATTTTCCTCGCGCTGCAAAGCCTGCGCACTCAGCTTGCGCAAGCGTTGCCTGCTACACCCGGTTTACGCCATTTCGATGTCTCTTTCCCGTTAAACGACGCCTTCGATCCCCTGGCCTGGCTGGGTGTCCAGCGGTGCTATCCCCAGTTTTACTGGCAACAGCGCAGCGGTGATGAAGAACTTGCCGCGCTCGGAAGTCTCGCCCGGTTTGATTCTCTGGCCTCGGCCTCACGGTTTTTGCACACCCATGACGTGGCACATGACACCCGTATCTGCGGCCTGAACGCTTTCAACCCGGCGCAGGGAGTGCTGTTTTTACCGCGCCTTCTCTGGCGACGGTCTGCCGGGGTCGCCACGCTGCGACTGCAACTGTGGAGCGAAACGTCGCTGTGTGAAGATGCCCGTGAAGCCCTGAATTTTATCGACAACCTGCGCGACGCCGCGCCAATCCGCCCGTTGTCTGTTCAGATTGTGCAGGAAACCCATCATCCGGAAAAACCGGAATGGCTGGCGTTGATCCGTCAGGCGACAGAAACCCTTGCCCGCGGCGATTTTGAGAAAGTGGTGCTCGCACGTGCCACCGATGTGCAGTGTCAGCAGCCCGTGAACGCCATCGCGCTGATGGCCGCCAGCCGCGCGCTGAACCTTAACTGCTATCATTTTTGTATGGTCTTTGACGCCAGCAACGCGTTCCTCGGCTCGACGCCCGAGCGGCTGTGGCGGCGACGCGGCACGCTGCTGCGCACGGAAGCGCTGGCTGGCACCGTCGCCAGCCATTCTGACGATAAGCAGGCCCAGCGTCTGGGCGACTGGCTGATGAACGACGACAAAAATCAGCGGGAAAATATGCTGGTGGTGGAAGATATCTGCCAGCGTCTTCAGCACTATACCCGGACGCTGGAAGTCCTGCCTGCGCAGGTGCTGCGTCTGCGCAAGGTGCAGCATTTACGCCGCTGTATCTGGACCGAACTTATACAGCCTGACGACGAGCAGTGTTTGCATATTCTGCAACCGACGGCAGCGGTGGCCGGACTGCCACGTCAGGCTGCGCGAGAATTTATTGCGAACGTGGAGCCGTTTGACCGGGAGTGGTACGCCGGATCGGCGGGTTATTTATCGCCCGATCAAAGTGAATTCTGCGTGGCATTACGCTCCGCTCGTGTTCGCGATGACGCGCTGCGTCTTTATGCCGGGGCGGGCATCGTCAGTGGCTCCGATCCGGAGCAGGAGTGGCAGGAGATTGAAAACAAAGCCGCCGGGCTGCGTTCCCTTCTCCTGAGGGATTAA
- the nuoM gene encoding NADH-quinone oxidoreductase subunit M → MLLPWLILIPFIGGFLCWQTERFGVKMPRWIALITMGLTLALGLQLWLQGGYSLTQSAGLPQWQSEFILPWIPRFGITIHLAIDGLSLLMVVLTGLLGVLAVLCSWREIEKYQGFFHLNLMWILGGVIGVFLAIDMFLFFFFWEMMLVPMYFLIALWGHKASDGKTRITAATKFFIYTQASGLVMLIAILALVFVHYNATGVWTFNYEDLLKTPMSHGVEYLLMLGFFIAFAVKMPVVPLHGWLPDAHSQAPTAGSVDLAGILLKTAAYGLLRFSLPLFPNASAEFAPIAMWLGVIGIFYGAWMAFTQYDIKRLIAYTSVSHMGFVLIAIYTGSQLAYQGAVIQMIAHGLSAAGLFILCGQLYERLHTRDMRMMGGLWGKMKWLPALSMFFAVATLGMPGTGNFVGEFMILFGSFNVVPTITVISTFGLVFASVYSLAMLHRAYFGKAKSEIAAQELPGMSLRELFIILLLVVLLVLLGFYPQPILDTSHSAMGNIQQWFVNSASTTRP, encoded by the coding sequence ATGTTATTACCCTGGCTAATATTAATTCCCTTCATCGGCGGCTTCCTGTGCTGGCAGACTGAACGCTTCGGCGTGAAGATGCCGCGCTGGATCGCGCTGATCACCATGGGATTGACGCTCGCGCTTGGCCTGCAACTGTGGTTGCAGGGTGGCTACTCACTGACCCAGTCTGCGGGCCTTCCGCAGTGGCAGTCTGAGTTTATCCTGCCGTGGATCCCGCGTTTTGGCATTACGATCCACCTGGCGATTGACGGTCTGTCGCTGCTGATGGTGGTGCTGACCGGTCTGCTCGGCGTTCTGGCGGTACTCTGCTCCTGGCGAGAAATCGAAAAATACCAGGGCTTCTTCCACCTGAACCTGATGTGGATCCTGGGCGGCGTAATCGGCGTGTTCCTTGCCATCGATATGTTCCTGTTCTTCTTCTTCTGGGAGATGATGCTGGTGCCGATGTACTTCCTGATCGCGCTGTGGGGCCACAAGGCCTCCGACGGTAAAACGCGTATCACGGCGGCCACCAAGTTCTTCATCTACACCCAGGCGAGTGGTCTGGTGATGTTGATTGCGATTCTGGCGCTGGTGTTTGTGCATTACAATGCCACCGGCGTCTGGACCTTCAACTATGAAGATCTGCTGAAGACCCCGATGTCCCACGGCGTGGAATACCTGCTGATGCTGGGCTTCTTCATCGCCTTCGCGGTGAAAATGCCGGTCGTACCGCTGCACGGCTGGCTGCCAGACGCGCACTCACAGGCACCTACGGCGGGTTCCGTCGACCTGGCGGGTATCTTGCTGAAAACGGCGGCCTACGGTCTGCTGCGTTTCTCCCTGCCGCTGTTCCCGAACGCCTCCGCTGAGTTCGCGCCGATTGCCATGTGGCTGGGTGTGATCGGTATCTTCTACGGTGCGTGGATGGCCTTCACGCAGTACGACATCAAACGTCTGATTGCTTACACCTCCGTTTCCCACATGGGCTTCGTGCTGATTGCCATCTACACCGGCAGCCAGCTGGCGTACCAGGGGGCGGTGATCCAGATGATTGCGCACGGCCTGTCCGCGGCTGGTCTCTTCATCCTGTGTGGTCAGCTGTATGAACGTCTGCACACCCGCGACATGCGTATGATGGGCGGCCTGTGGGGCAAAATGAAATGGCTGCCAGCGCTCTCCATGTTCTTCGCGGTGGCGACCCTGGGTATGCCGGGTACCGGTAACTTCGTCGGCGAGTTTATGATCCTGTTCGGCAGCTTCAACGTGGTACCGACGATCACCGTCATTTCCACCTTTGGTCTGGTGTTCGCGTCCGTGTACTCACTGGCGATGCTGCACCGCGCTTACTTCGGTAAAGCGAAGAGTGAAATTGCTGCACAAGAACTGCCGGGGATGTCGCTGCGTGAGCTGTTCATCATCCTGCTGCTGGTCGTACTGCTGGTGCTGTTGGGCTTCTATCCGCAGCCGATTCTGGATACCTCGCACTCCGCGATGGGTAACATCCAGCAGTGGTTTGTTAATTCTGCTTCTACTACAAGGCCGTAA
- the elaB gene encoding stress response protein ElaB has protein sequence MSFQSWDTRVDDDLTLLSETLEEVLRSSGDPADQKYIELKARAEQALHDVKNRVSNASDNYYYRAKQAVYRADDYVHEKPWQGIGVGAAVGLVLGLLLARR, from the coding sequence ATGTCATTTCAATCCTGGGATACCCGAGTCGACGACGACCTGACGCTACTAAGCGAAACGCTGGAAGAAGTGCTGCGATCTTCAGGCGATCCCGCCGATCAGAAGTACATTGAGCTGAAAGCCCGCGCCGAGCAGGCGCTGCATGACGTGAAAAACCGCGTCAGTAATGCCTCCGACAATTACTACTACCGCGCAAAACAGGCGGTTTATCGTGCCGATGATTATGTGCATGAAAAACCGTGGCAGGGCATTGGGGTCGGTGCGGCCGTAGGGCTGGTGCTGGGTCTGCTGTTAGCCCGTCGTTAA
- a CDS encoding chemotaxis protein: protein MDNFQKDIDDRANLTLSNRFELLLFRLGTSLNENKSELFGINVFKLREIVPMPTFTKPAGMKSPLMGMVNIRDQVIPVIDLAAVAGCKPATGLNILLITEYARSVQAFAVESVENIMRLDWKQVHAAETAVSGRYITSIACLDEKTDTNDLAMVLDVEQILYDITPANHDLHATHLETTKFNIKPGSVAIVAEDSKVARSMLEKGLQAMEIPAQLHITGKDAWEKITQLAAQAQAEGVPVTDKIALVLTDLEMPEMDGFTLTRKIKTDPVLKDIPVVIHSSLSGNANEDHIRKVKADGYVAKFELNELSSVIEEVLDRSMKKIEGPLISRKQLA from the coding sequence ATGGATAATTTCCAGAAAGATATTGATGACAGGGCGAACCTGACCCTGTCCAACCGTTTTGAACTGTTGCTGTTCCGTCTTGGCACCTCTCTGAACGAAAATAAATCCGAGCTGTTCGGCATCAACGTGTTCAAACTGCGCGAAATTGTGCCGATGCCGACCTTCACCAAACCGGCGGGAATGAAGTCTCCGCTGATGGGGATGGTGAACATTCGCGACCAGGTGATCCCGGTGATCGATCTGGCCGCTGTCGCTGGCTGCAAGCCAGCCACCGGGCTGAACATCCTGCTGATCACCGAATATGCCCGCAGCGTGCAGGCGTTTGCCGTGGAATCGGTGGAAAACATCATGCGTCTGGACTGGAAGCAGGTGCACGCCGCGGAAACCGCCGTCAGCGGTCGCTACATCACCAGCATTGCCTGTCTGGATGAGAAGACCGATACCAACGATCTGGCGATGGTGCTGGACGTGGAGCAGATCCTGTATGACATCACCCCGGCGAATCACGATCTGCACGCCACCCATCTGGAAACCACCAAATTCAACATCAAGCCAGGCTCTGTCGCGATTGTTGCAGAAGACTCGAAAGTGGCGCGATCAATGCTGGAGAAGGGATTGCAGGCGATGGAGATCCCGGCTCAGCTGCATATCACCGGCAAAGACGCGTGGGAGAAAATCACTCAGCTGGCCGCGCAGGCTCAGGCTGAGGGCGTTCCCGTTACCGATAAGATTGCCCTGGTATTAACCGACCTCGAAATGCCGGAGATGGATGGCTTTACGCTGACGCGCAAAATCAAAACCGACCCGGTACTGAAAGATATTCCGGTGGTGATCCACTCGTCTCTTTCCGGCAATGCGAATGAAGATCATATTCGCAAAGTGAAGGCGGACGGCTATGTGGCGAAGTTTGAGCTGAACGAGCTGTCGTCGGTAATTGAAGAGGTGCTGGACCGCTCGATGAAGAAGATTGAGGGGCCGCTTATAAGCAGGAAGCAGTTGGCTTAG
- a CDS encoding GNAT family N-acetyltransferase yields MIQWQDLHHSELTIQSLYALLKLRCEVFVVEQTCPYQDIDGDDLVGENRHILGWRDNELVAYARILKSEDDFAPVVIGRVIISGRARGEKLGYQLMEKTLDACQKQWPDKALYLGAQAHLQSFYGHFGFTPVTDIYDEDGIPHIGMAREAKQAQ; encoded by the coding sequence ATGATCCAGTGGCAAGATCTGCACCACAGCGAGCTGACCATTCAGTCGCTCTACGCTTTGCTCAAACTGCGCTGCGAAGTTTTTGTGGTTGAGCAAACCTGCCCGTATCAGGATATCGACGGCGATGACCTGGTTGGCGAGAACCGGCACATCCTCGGCTGGCGTGATAACGAGCTGGTGGCGTATGCGAGGATTCTGAAAAGCGAAGACGATTTTGCCCCGGTCGTTATTGGCCGCGTCATTATCAGCGGCCGCGCGCGCGGTGAAAAGCTGGGCTATCAGCTGATGGAAAAAACGCTGGACGCATGTCAGAAACAGTGGCCGGACAAGGCGTTATACCTGGGGGCGCAGGCGCATTTGCAATCATTCTATGGCCATTTTGGTTTTACCCCGGTCACGGACATTTACGACGAAGACGGGATCCCACACATCGGCATGGCGCGCGAAGCGAAACAGGCGCAATAG
- the nuoL gene encoding NADH-quinone oxidoreductase subunit L, with protein MNMLALTIIFPLIGFVLLAFSRGRWSENLSATVGMGSVGLAALVTAYAGIDFFNNGRQAYSVPLWNWMSVGNFNIGFNLVLDGLSLTMLSVVTGVGFLIHMFASWYMRGEEGYSRFFAYTNLFIASMVVLVLADNLLLMYLGWEGVGLCSYLLIGFYYTDPKNSAAAMKAFVVTRVGDVFLAFALFILYNELGTLNFREMVELAPAHFEAGNNMLWWATLMLLGGAVGKSAQLPLQTWLADAMAGPTPVSALIHAATMVTAGVYLIARTHGLFLMTPEILHLVGIVGAVTLVLAGFAALVQTDIKRVLAYSTMSQIGYMFLALGVQAWDAAIFHLMTHAFFKALLFLSSGSVILACHHEQNIFKMGGLRKSIPLVYVCFLVGGAALAALPLITAGFFSKDEILAGAMANGHINLMVAGLVGAFMTSLYTFRMIFIVFHGKEQIHAHAGKGITHHLPLIVLLVLSTFVGAMIVPPLQGVLPATTELEHGRVLTLEITSGVVAIAGILIAAWLWLGKRTLVTAVANSAPGRLLGTWWYNAWGFDWLYDMIFVKPFLGIAWLLKRDPLNSLMNIPAILSRFAGKGLLFSENGYLRWYVASMSIGAVVVLALLMVLR; from the coding sequence ATGAACATGCTTGCCTTAACCATTATTTTTCCGCTGATTGGCTTCGTGCTGCTGGCGTTTTCTCGCGGCCGCTGGTCTGAGAATCTGTCTGCCACCGTTGGCATGGGATCTGTCGGCCTGGCTGCGCTGGTGACAGCGTATGCGGGTATCGACTTCTTTAACAATGGACGTCAGGCCTACAGCGTACCGCTGTGGAACTGGATGTCGGTCGGTAACTTCAACATCGGTTTCAACCTGGTGCTGGATGGTCTGTCTCTGACCATGCTCTCCGTCGTCACCGGCGTGGGCTTCCTGATCCACATGTTCGCCTCCTGGTACATGCGCGGTGAAGAGGGATACTCCCGCTTCTTCGCCTACACCAACCTGTTTATCGCCAGCATGGTTGTTCTGGTGCTGGCCGATAACCTGCTGCTGATGTATCTGGGCTGGGAAGGCGTGGGTCTGTGCTCTTACCTGCTGATCGGTTTCTACTACACCGATCCGAAGAATAGCGCAGCGGCCATGAAAGCGTTCGTCGTGACCCGTGTGGGTGACGTGTTCCTCGCGTTCGCGCTGTTCATTCTCTACAACGAACTGGGCACGCTGAACTTCCGCGAAATGGTGGAACTGGCACCGGCGCACTTCGAAGCAGGCAACAACATGCTGTGGTGGGCAACGCTGATGCTGCTGGGTGGTGCTGTGGGTAAATCCGCACAGCTGCCGTTGCAGACGTGGCTGGCCGACGCGATGGCGGGTCCAACCCCTGTCTCCGCGCTGATCCACGCCGCGACCATGGTTACCGCCGGTGTTTACCTGATTGCGCGTACTCATGGCCTGTTCCTGATGACTCCGGAAATTCTGCATCTGGTGGGTATCGTTGGTGCGGTCACGCTGGTGCTGGCAGGCTTTGCCGCGCTGGTGCAGACCGACATCAAACGCGTTCTCGCGTACTCCACCATGAGCCAGATTGGTTACATGTTCCTGGCGCTGGGCGTTCAGGCGTGGGACGCAGCCATTTTCCACCTGATGACGCACGCGTTCTTTAAAGCGCTGCTGTTCCTCTCGTCCGGTTCCGTCATTCTGGCCTGCCACCACGAGCAGAACATCTTCAAAATGGGCGGACTGCGTAAGTCTATCCCGCTGGTCTATGTCTGCTTCCTGGTGGGCGGCGCGGCGCTGGCGGCACTGCCGCTGATCACCGCGGGCTTCTTCAGTAAGGACGAAATCCTTGCGGGTGCCATGGCGAATGGTCATATCAATCTGATGGTTGCGGGTCTGGTCGGTGCGTTCATGACCTCCCTGTATACCTTCCGTATGATTTTCATCGTATTCCACGGTAAAGAACAAATTCACGCTCACGCAGGGAAGGGGATTACCCACCACCTGCCGCTGATTGTGCTGCTGGTCCTCTCCACCTTCGTTGGCGCGATGATTGTGCCACCGTTGCAGGGCGTGCTGCCGGCGACAACCGAGCTTGAGCACGGTCGCGTTCTGACGCTTGAAATCACCTCTGGCGTTGTGGCTATCGCGGGCATCCTGATCGCCGCATGGCTGTGGCTGGGCAAACGTACGCTGGTGACCGCCGTTGCCAACAGTGCGCCGGGCCGTCTGCTGGGCACCTGGTGGTACAACGCATGGGGCTTCGACTGGCTGTACGACATGATCTTCGTCAAGCCGTTCCTGGGCATCGCGTGGCTGCTGAAGCGCGACCCACTGAACAGCCTGATGAACATCCCGGCGATCCTCTCTCGCTTTGCAGGTAAAGGTCTGCTGTTCAGCGAGAACGGTTATCTGCGCTGGTATGTGGCGTCCATGAGCATCGGTGCGGTTGTCGTACTGGCGCTGCTGATGGTGTTGCGTTGA
- the rbn gene encoding ribonuclease BN: protein MELIFLGTSAGVPTRSRNVTAILLDLKHPTRGGLWLFDCGEGTQHQLLHTAYHPGKLDKIFITHLHGDHLFGLPGLLCSRSMAGNANPLTIYGPVGIQEFVETTLRLSGSWTDYPLEVVEIGEGLVFDDGDYQVRAYPLNHPVECYGYRVQEHDKPGALNAAALQADGVKPGPLFHRLKQGETVTLEDGRVINGQEYLAPPQPGKKLAIFGDTAPCPSARRLAEGVDVMVHEATLEAAMEEKANSRGHSSTCQAAQLAREAGVGKLIVTHVSSRYDVRGCESLLAECREVFPACELAEDFAQVSV from the coding sequence ATGGAACTGATTTTTCTGGGTACGTCCGCTGGCGTGCCAACCCGCTCACGAAACGTGACGGCAATTCTGCTGGATCTTAAGCACCCCACCCGCGGCGGGCTGTGGCTTTTTGACTGCGGTGAAGGCACGCAGCATCAGCTGCTGCATACCGCGTATCACCCCGGCAAGCTGGACAAAATCTTTATCACCCATCTGCATGGCGATCACCTGTTTGGCCTGCCGGGCCTGCTGTGTAGCCGTTCGATGGCTGGTAACGCTAACCCGCTGACCATTTATGGCCCTGTGGGTATTCAGGAATTCGTTGAAACCACGCTGCGCCTGAGCGGCTCATGGACCGATTATCCGCTGGAGGTGGTGGAGATCGGCGAAGGTCTGGTGTTCGACGACGGGGATTATCAGGTGCGCGCTTACCCGCTTAACCATCCGGTGGAATGCTACGGCTATCGTGTCCAGGAGCATGATAAGCCCGGCGCGCTGAACGCCGCTGCGTTACAGGCCGATGGGGTGAAGCCTGGCCCGTTGTTCCACCGTCTGAAGCAGGGTGAGACCGTCACGCTGGAAGACGGGCGCGTTATCAACGGTCAGGAGTACCTCGCACCGCCGCAACCGGGCAAAAAACTGGCTATCTTTGGGGATACCGCCCCCTGCCCTTCAGCGCGCAGGCTTGCTGAGGGCGTGGATGTGATGGTGCATGAGGCGACGCTGGAAGCGGCGATGGAAGAGAAAGCCAACAGCCGGGGGCACAGCTCAACGTGTCAGGCGGCACAGCTGGCGCGTGAGGCTGGCGTTGGGAAACTGATTGTCACGCACGTCAGTTCACGCTATGACGTCCGCGGCTGCGAAAGCCTGCTGGCAGAGTGCCGGGAGGTGTTCCCCGCATGCGAGCTGGCGGAAGATTTCGCTCAGGTCAGCGTTTAG
- the nuoN gene encoding NADH-quinone oxidoreductase subunit NuoN — MTITPQQLIALLPLLIVGLTVVVVMLSIAWRRNHFLNATLSVLGLNAALVSLWFVGQAGAMDVTPLMRVDGYAMLYTGLVLLASLATCTFAYPWLEGYNDNKEEFYLLVLIAALGGILLANANHLAALFLGIELISLPLFGLIGYAFRQKRSLEASIKYTILSAAASSFLLFGIALLYAQTGNLSFMALGKSLGDGMMHEPLLLAGLGMMIVGLGFKLSLVPFHLWTPDVYQGAPAPVSTFLATASKIAIFGVVMRLFLYAPVGDSEAVRVVLGIIAFVSIIFGNLMALSQTNIKRLLGYSSISHLGYLLVALIALQSGEMSMETVGVYLAGYLFSSLGAFGVVSLMSSPYRGPDADSLFSYRGLFWHRPILSAVMTVMMLSLAGIPMTLGFIGKFYVLAVGVQAGLWWLTAGVVIGSAIGLYYYLRVAVSLYLSAPQQLNRDAPTNWQYSAGGIVVLISALLVLIFGVYPQPLIEIVQRAMPLM, encoded by the coding sequence ATGACAATAACTCCACAACAACTGATCGCGCTGCTACCGCTGCTGATCGTCGGATTGACGGTGGTGGTTGTGATGCTCTCCATTGCGTGGCGACGCAATCACTTCCTGAATGCGACCCTGTCCGTTCTGGGTCTGAACGCTGCGTTAGTCTCCCTCTGGTTTGTTGGCCAGGCGGGAGCGATGGACGTCACGCCGCTGATGCGCGTTGACGGCTACGCCATGCTTTACACCGGTCTGGTGCTGCTGGCGAGCCTGGCAACCTGTACCTTTGCGTACCCGTGGCTTGAAGGGTACAACGACAACAAAGAAGAGTTTTACCTGCTGGTACTGATTGCCGCACTGGGCGGCATTCTGCTGGCGAACGCGAACCACCTGGCCGCGCTGTTCCTCGGTATTGAGCTGATCTCACTGCCGCTGTTCGGCCTGATTGGTTATGCCTTCCGTCAGAAGCGCTCTCTGGAAGCGAGTATCAAGTACACAATTCTGTCTGCGGCCGCGTCGTCGTTCCTGCTGTTCGGTATCGCGCTGCTGTACGCACAGACGGGTAACCTCTCCTTCATGGCGCTCGGCAAGAGCCTTGGCGATGGCATGATGCATGAGCCGCTGCTGCTGGCGGGTCTGGGCATGATGATTGTTGGCCTTGGCTTTAAACTCTCTCTGGTGCCGTTCCACCTGTGGACGCCAGACGTATACCAGGGTGCGCCTGCACCGGTCTCTACCTTCCTGGCGACGGCGAGCAAAATCGCTATCTTCGGGGTGGTCATGCGTCTGTTCCTGTACGCACCGGTGGGTGACAGTGAAGCGGTCCGCGTGGTGCTGGGCATCATCGCGTTCGTCTCCATCATCTTCGGTAACCTGATGGCGCTGAGCCAGACCAACATCAAGCGTCTGCTGGGCTACTCCTCTATCTCTCATCTGGGCTACCTGCTGGTGGCGCTGATTGCGCTGCAAAGCGGTGAGATGTCGATGGAAACCGTGGGTGTGTATCTGGCCGGTTACCTGTTCAGCAGCCTCGGCGCGTTCGGCGTGGTGAGCCTGATGTCCAGCCCGTACCGTGGCCCGGATGCAGATTCCCTGTTCTCCTACCGTGGTCTGTTCTGGCACCGTCCGATCCTCTCTGCGGTAATGACCGTGATGATGCTCTCGCTGGCGGGTATCCCGATGACGCTGGGCTTTATCGGCAAGTTCTACGTGCTGGCCGTCGGTGTGCAGGCGGGTCTGTGGTGGCTGACTGCCGGTGTCGTTATCGGCTCCGCGATTGGTCTCTACTACTATCTGCGCGTCGCGGTGAGCCTGTACCTGAGCGCGCCGCAGCAGCTCAACCGTGATGCACCAACCAACTGGCAGTACAGCGCCGGGGGTATCGTGGTGCTGATCTCCGCGCTGCTGGTGCTGATCTTCGGTGTCTATCCGCAGCCGCTGATTGAGATTGTGCAGCGCGCGATGCCGCTGATGTAA